In Oryza sativa Japonica Group chromosome 1, ASM3414082v1, the genomic stretch GCCTGCTGGGCAGCTGAAGGTGGTGCACACATTTTTTTATAGGGAGCGCACAAAAGGTGAAAATTAGATGCTAATAActaaaaactaaaattttccCTGGTGCCTGTGCACTCGGCAGGGTGAACGTGGCGTCACCCCTGTCTATTGCAGTCGTCACTTTTTCTAGATAATGGAAAATGATTTACATCTTCGGTCGCACAATCAATAAGTTTTGGtacctaaaaaaaatcaagccaTAAGTTGATGGGACAAACTCCCAACTCCCTTAAAATGTTCCAAAATCACATAGTTTTTAGCATGTAATTTGGTAGGTGCTATGTCATTTAAAGTGAAAAAGAACCCCTTGGTTACCTTTTTAAAAGTATAACATTATTGCACATAGTATATTGCAATCGTTactaaatagttaaattgataaatattttaatttccGATAAAACGAGAATCGTTTTCGTACAGATGCTGTGGtttgtgttgttttttttttctctataagACAGAACATATCAAAGGCAAGGCACTGAGTGAGTCACTTGGCTTTGGCATGCATGTTGATGAGACAGTAGTGTGCGACTTGGCTTCGACTTCAGGCTTGCGCCGGCGAAGCTTTGAGTGGTTAGGTAGATCTGCACTGCCGTTAGCGTGGAGGGATTTCTCTCTAGATAACCTCATGTGCATGAATCCATGTGGCAAAGCAAAATCAAAATTGATGCTGCAACAACATACGTGGTAGGTGACGGAGGTATGCCACCATCCACACTACTACACCTACACTGCTTTTTTCGCAaacgcacaaaaaaaaattacacgtaATTATATTAGACTACTACACTGCTTTCGTAGAAGATTCGTTAGCCTTAGCAAACCACATGCATGACACTGTGACAGTGTGAACTGCACACCGGGAGTACACAATCTGGACACGAGAATTGCTGGATATGTGTGTTTCTGGTTGTCATTGACAGTTAGTGTCGTCTGAATGTGTTGCTTTTAAGCTAAGGCTTGAAGACCTTTAATCAACTTTTAGTTGCTTGTTCTTGAGTAGAAAGTACTTTTAGCTTCCCGTGTCCACCGACAGGTAGCTGAGGTAGCGAGGTTGTTGAAGAGGAGCTGTATGGACGGACGTCTCACGAGGGTCTTTTTCAACTagtgtttagtagtttggagtAGTGTGGGCGCTTGCTGTTGAGATGTTCAGATGGCATCTTCTCTCATTCTTTCTTTGTCCTTTTTTCCCTTGCATCGCCATCAAGGCATCGCCCATGCTGTGGATGCATTTGACAGAAAAAATGACGATTCCATCTTACATAACACTGTGAAAACCGAATATTCATGATTGAGAATCCACATTATCGATCAAGACAACTTGTGGGAATCGAGATCGAATTTGTGACCATTTGCATGACATTTTTGGATCCTTGATTATCATGCCAAATTGTTTCTGGTTACATACACAAAATTTTCTCAGAACATGCATGCCAATTTTTCTCAGAACATGCATGCCAATGTATCATACTGATCGAATTCTTCAGAGCTGAGCTAACCTCAAGTTGCATATGACTTCAGATCACCAAATTCACCTGCGGCGGGTTCGTGATGGGGCTCCGGTTCAACCACGCGTCGGCGGACGGCATGGGCGCGGCTCAGTTCATCAACGCGGTGGGCGACATGGCGCGGGGGCTCCCGGAGCCGAGGGTGAAGCCGGTGTGGGACAGGGAGAAGTTCCCGAACCCGAGCATCAAGCCCGGCCCCCTGCCGGGGCTGCCGGTGCTGGCGCTCGACTACATCGTCCTCGACTTCCCCACCGGCTACATCGACGGCCTGAAGGCGCAGTACAAGGCGCACAGCGGCAAGTTCTGCTCCGGCTTCGACGTGCTGACGGCGAAGCTGTGGCAATGCCGCACCAGGGCACTCAACCTCGAGCCCGGCGCCACCGTGAAGCTCTGCTTCTTCGCCAGCGTGCGCCACCTGCTGAAGCTGGACAGGGGGTACTACGGCAACTCCATCTTCCCGGTGAAGATGTCAGCGCCGAGCGAGACGGTGCTGTCGTCGTCGGTGATGGAGGTGGTGGACATGATCCGGCAGGCGAAGGAGAGGATGGCGGTGGAGTTCTTCCAGTTCGCCAAGGAGGAGACGGAGCAGGACCCGTTCCAGATGACGTTCAACTACGAGTCCATCTACGTCTCCGACTGGAGCAAGCTCGGGTTCGCCGAGGTGGACTACGGCTTCGGCCCGCCCAAGTTCGCCGGCCCGCTCGTCAACAACGACTTCATCGCCTCCGTCGTCATCCTCaaggcgccgctgccgctcgacGGCACGCGGATGCTCGCCAGCTGCGTCACCAAGGAACACTCGGAGGAGTTCGTCCGCGGCATGAAGGAGGACCTGCCATGAACTGAGCAAATGAGGTGATgagctttttttcttttgttactTGAAGCTGCTGCTTGTGAGCTGAAGTGAAGGGCTTCTTCTAATAGGGAGGGGAACACATGCTGGTGAAAAATGATGTTGTTGTAAGAGGCGTATTTTGTTTGTATTTATTTGTTTCTTTACTCTTGGTTAATACGGATTCGAGTTATGTTCTTAGACAGTTTAATATTTGTACCATTTGATATGGGaataaaagaaaagatataCTCTCCATTTGATTATTTGATGTCCATATGCTGTAACTTTTAGTCCATCTATCTCACCAAAAATATATGGCAATGTAGCCAAAAACGATATCTTAAGCCTCTGGAGTTACATTATACGTTATAGAAGTCCTTATAAATGCTCTTTggataaattatatttatatgtaaGGACCACCTATAAGGAATAAGAAAAATCTTGCCAGATGGGAAAAGGGAAAGAAGGTTGAAGAACACTCAAGCGTCGTTGCTGTCACCACCGGATCCGTCCGTGAGTGCCGCCGCTAGGGATGAAAATAGTCGGAAACggtacattattttattattttttcgaaaACGAACGGAAACGGTCaggaaattttcatatttatgaATTCATCTATTTAGTGTCAACTTCAATGCCACGctgataaaaattttaaaaattaatttttgaaaACGGTAACATcggtaaaaatattattattatattagttttgCGGAAACGGTATCGGTACGGTCGGGAAATTTCCATACCGTTTGCACCCCTAGCCGCCGCTACTGATCCATTGCTAGAGTGCCATTGCTACCATCGCCCCTCGTGTTTGCGAGCACCATCGTTGTTGCCAGCTCCTCCCGCGAGCGCCGTTGTCCTCACTAGATTCCACCCTAGTGTATTTTTTATCATAAATACAATGTAACAAGTGCTACTTCCTCAGTCCTGGAATATGTAACAATATAAAAATAGATGAAATATGTTCTATTACTATGGATCTGGATCTGTATGGGAATCTCTGGTCATGGGttacaatatttttaaaaaagtaagtATTATCTAAAATATGAGGACACCTTGTATCTCCTCAAGATCACAACCGAATGGAAGACATCACATTGAGTTGCACTAGCCAGAAGACGGAAGTTTATTACGGTTTGTCATCTCATCGCATCGCATGTACAACTTGTTCAATTAAAtggttgcatacttgcattgcCTTCCTACATGGCATAGAGTTCTTTTACCCTTATAAATCTACTGACCCCAATATCGCCTTAGCCTTTTTGACACCAAAAGTTGCAACGACGTGGAGCTGAGTGGCCGATGACACGgcgattcttcttcttcttgttttttggtCAATTTGAaatctctatatatatacacagtaCAAACCTTCGAAGGAAAGGAGAAAAATAACAGGAGGAGTAATCTCGTTAACTAACTAATAACCACCTCttctctccggctctccccttcccgcgccgccgccgccgccgcggaacgGCCTAGGGTTTCCCTGTACGGCGGCGGGGGGATGgccggggcgccgccgccgccagcgcggtCGCTCGCCGACCTCGACGGAGACGTGCTGGCCCACTGCGCCCGCTCCCTCGTCGCCCGcgacgtcgccagcctcgccgtGGCCTGCCGCCCGCTCCGCGCCTCCGCCTACTGCGACGCCGTCTGGTACCGCCTCTTCAGGTAGGGTGCAACCGATCCCACCGCTCGTCCTTGTCTCTGTGGTTCCGGGGGGGATTGGGGGTTTATGCGTTGGGATTTTCATCCTCGCTTCTTGCGCTAGCTTCCGAGGGGGGCAAATACGAGGGTGTCAGTATGGAGCTATGTGTGTTTGTTTTAATGCGTTTGATCGGCGTAGTGATGTTTGAGTGGTTAGAGGTGTGATTTGGTGACCACGGACCAGAATTTGCGGAGCCTCCGGGgtaaaaattttgacaaaattttggATGAGGGATTTTTCGGTAATGGTAGGGAATTCGATGCTTTTGTGGTGGTGAAGTGATAGAACCATTGGAATATTGGATTGGAGTGAAATCGGTGCATGCTGACAATGGTGAGCACTTCAAAATTAACGCTTGGAAGAACATCTGTAATCCATTGTGATGACAGTTGGTCTTAGGATTTAGGAAGAGACAAGCATGGAGCATTACAGCAATAATCAGGAAGATCAGTCGATGCATCGATTAAGTTGTGTGAACTTGCACATGGGCCCACTCTTGGCTGTGTGAGAGCAGAGAACGGATTGCACGGCCACTTCGGCGAGGCTATGACACCATTGTTGCTTTGGCGGCATGGTCGATTTGGAAAGAACGCAACAACAGAGTGTTCAACCAGAAGTTCAGGGGCTGGACGGAGGTAGCTAGAGGGACCGGCTGAGGAGGCGAGGCTTTGGCGTTTGGCCAACGCTGCGGTGCCGGCGCTGCGTCTGTAGTGTTAGGCCCCCTTAGGTCGCAAATTCTGTTATGAGATTAGGCCTTAGCTCCTTTGTTCCGGCTCTCTTGTCCCCTGCTGCCTTTTGTTTTGGTTGTAAAGAACTGTTTTTCTCCTCTTAATACAAAAATACGCCTCTAGCGTATTCCCGAAAAAAAACTTGCACATGAGCGGTTCTGCCTTTCCATGGATTGCAGCAAGGCATACCTTGTAACTTCATCTCTTGTTTCGATTGTTGGaaacaaaaaaacaagattGTGATTCATACATCTGCATCTTATTTTGTATCAATGATGATTTTAGCCCCTATTGGATTAACGTGTTTTAGTTATTGTTTTCCCCCAACTAATTTGAAAATTGATTTGAGGACAGGGAATAGAGGTAGCATTGCTATCTTCCATGCTCCCAAGTTAGACAGATTAGAGTAACAACGATAGTATTGTTGGTTTTGTTAAGGTGTATTAAAGCTGTGTAACTTAGTATGTATGAAGTTGTTCTGTCCTTGGAGTCACTAAATTGCTTTCCTGTATGTGCACATCCAAATTTTTATGTGAAGATACATGTGACACAATAAAGGCAGGCAGCAAATGTGAAATATGTTTATCCCTCCTGATGACGCTTTATGATGCTTATTTGTCTTCGCTGATGTTCACCCGTCAATTCCACATCTTCTAGTGAGTTGATTGAAGGGATCTAATCCTGGGTCCGAACTTAGAAATTATCATAGTAACTCATAATCTAGTTGCAGACCACCAAATCCTTTTGAGTCTTTGAATAGAGACACACATTTTAATTGGACATTTATTCTGTCATGATATTTTGAATATTCAGGAACCAATGGCCATCTCAACAAGTACCTCGTGGAGCTTTGGGACTTCGAGAGCTATATATTCGCAGGCACACTGAAGTACATCAGATGAAATTTGTTGATCCCATTTCGGCTTTTTATTATCCAAATCCCACGGAAGTGACACCAAGCCATCTAATGCTGGATAGGAACTACATATGGTTATCTCAAGTAAGTAGAAATTCACCAAGATCTATTTGCCCCTTATTTTTTTGAGCATGTCTGTAGTTGTGCATTTTTGGTTGAGCACTGTTGCAGTATTGATTCTATATAAGAAGTCCATTTCTATGCAAAGCAACCTATCATCATGCAATTTGTTCTGCACAGGGTCTAATGGTCAGAAGATTGAGGGTTGATTGTCCAGAAATCGAATTAGTGGAAACCTACAAGTCTCATGGTGCAAGGATCACTTGTATGAGGTAACTCAAAAACACATAGCCACTGTTCTTTATTCAGGCACCTGTAGATTTTCTTATTGAGCATCATATGTAATGTTCAGCATATATTAATTTTTGCCCTGTGAGGAGAATCAGTGTCAAGGGTCGTAAAAAGCAATAAATGCTCCATAATCTTGCTTTACAAGTGTGTCCGTACAGTAGGACCTATCCCCATTTGCTGCTGTAGTTGAGCTTCATGAATCTTTACAGCCAATGTAATATCAAAACTCAAATGAACACTGATATTTCCATTATTATGTAAGACACGTCATGTATTGATGTCTCAAATGAACGCTGATATTTCCATTATTATGTAAGACATGCCATGTATTGATGTACAAGTTATGCACTTGTGCTCAGGTGAACTATTCCAGTGCTCCTTGTTTAGCACTTTAGCTAGCAATAATGTATGATCATGTTAGATTTTTAATGTATGGTAAATTTGCAAAGCTAGAAAAGAGTTCATTACCCCAAAACACAATACTTTCTACAGTTAATTTCTTCCCATGATTGCCACTTTATTGGTTGATATCACTCGAGTCCATCTGCTGCAAATTCCATGGATACTGCAGTGCCTGTATTGTGTTGGTATAATTCGTGCCTACAACTTTTCTCTTGTTATTTTGTTACAAAAAGATCTACATCTGACTAAATCTGACTTTTGCTTTAACTTTGCTTTCTTTTGGTAGGGAAACTACTGTTGTTCTATAATCAGTTTCAGTGCTAGATTGCATATTTGAATTTTGTGAGGCAAACTTCTAGTGCTTCGCCGTGATAACATCAATTTTGTACTAGCACAATCTTGAAGTGTTCTTTTGTTAGCTATGCAGATTATTCCCACTGATTTTTGTTCGTCTGCAGATTATTCCCACTGATTGATATCCCATTGTTTCGAGGTGATTCTCAAACAAATGAAAAGGCATTAGTCACTTCAAGTGCAGATAGGACAGTCCGTCTTTGTTGGAAGGTATGCTTGATAGCATTGAACAATAGAACTTTGTTAGCGTATAACCTGTTTAAATTGCttacatgtgtttttttttcctaatcttTATTGGATGCAAAAACTTATGGATGGTTTTCTAATGTTGTGATTTAGGGCCACTCACGGTGTTTTAGGGGCCATTCAGGGCCCGTGACTGCTCTGTCTGACAAATTGCTTGGTGATGGTGAATTTAAACTACTTGCAAGTGGAGGGGAAGACTGCACTGTTCGCCTCTGGTCTATGAGTACAAGAGGCAAAAATCACCCTCTAATATCAACATTTCATGGCCATGAAAAAGCACTGTCACTTCTATCTGTTGCCAGGTACATAGTGTCAAACCATCTAAACAAAACTCACTGCCATTCATTAACCATTTTCCCCTTTTACAAATTACAAGAGCATCCTTTTAAACTCATTGTGGCTTTTCAATGTTGTTGCCTTGAACCTCTATGCTTTGGTGCCAGAAAACCTTTATAAATGAAAACCTTTCTAGAGCCCCATTTTCTTCTATAGAACAATTCGTAAATTTTGGAATTTCTACTAGTTGATGTGGAAATTAGCAATAAATCTCTTATGAAGTGATTCTCATGGCAGTTACTTTTTGCATATTTTCCTCATGAACCTAATGAAACAAGTTATTCAAGCCATGATAAGGTATCCTAGGTTACAATGCAGCAGCACAATCCCTCGTTTAAACCTAATATTTCTTCCTTGCATGTCAGGCACAAACCCTCCCTGCTGGTCAGCTGCTCCAAAGATTCAAAGGTATGTGGAATGTTTAGAAacatttttctttatttgtcTGAATACTTAGAGAATTGTATGCTACACCTAAATTTGTAATGACCATCACTCCTGTTCAGCCATAGACACTATAGTCTCTAGTTAGTGCTGTTATATGTCAACCATAGGGGGGGGGACATGGGGGCCTTATGGTTGGTAATGTTTGATTTTTATCttggccttttcttttccatttgcTCCCATTCTTGGCCCATTAGGCACAACTGGTACTACACAATTTCCTATTTTCCTTCATTGCATccaagtaaaaaaatgaatgtATTTTGGTGTTTTGTGTCACAGGTTAAACTTTGGGACACAATGGCACCACCTTCCTCTGGTTCATCATCGTGTGTTGGGAGTACTCACCTAAGCACAAACAGTGCACCAATTGCAGTGAAGTGCCATGAATCCCTTTGTTACATTGCTGCTGGGTCTGAAGTGACGACAATTGATTTGAGGACAATGAAGAAGGCTTCTGTTCTTGCGCTTCGTGACCATAGAATACTATCTTGTGAAATGCTGCCTTCGGAATGGTTAATCTGTACCGGCATAAAAAACAAGTAGGCCCAGAATATTTGTTCATCAATCAGTGGTTCTTCTTATGCTTCTAGCTACTGAtatatcatctttttttttatgtatcGAACAGGGCTCTTCTGTGGGACATACGCAA encodes the following:
- the LOC4325655 gene encoding uncharacterized protein; the encoded protein is MAGAPPPPARSLADLDGDVLAHCARSLVARDVASLAVACRPLRASAYCDAVWYRLFRNQWPSQQVPRGALGLRELYIRRHTEVHQMKFVDPISAFYYPNPTEVTPSHLMLDRNYIWLSQGLMVRRLRVDCPEIELVETYKSHGARITCMRLFPLIDIPLFRGDSQTNEKALVTSSADRTVRLCWKGHSRCFRGHSGPVTALSDKLLGDGEFKLLASGGEDCTVRLWSMSTRGKNHPLISTFHGHEKALSLLSVARHKPSLLVSCSKDSKVKLWDTMAPPSSGSSSCVGSTHLSTNSAPIAVKCHESLCYIAAGSEVTTIDLRTMKKASVLALRDHRILSCEMLPSEWLICTGIKNKALLWDIRKSQELPNIVAELQSESDEPVTFLHLDPYKVITGAPSDGQVHVWETQTGHFANTLSCGEPAKSADRSTLSAMAVDGCRIAMAGSSAEVDMVHYRDFLMSSVPVSLPGNSKEVSRFWGPQEYSDDEDEDEDDSNDEDDSDEEDHDHAWLVD
- the AT9 gene encoding acyl transferase 9 produces the protein MAGTGSFKVTRISEGAVKPAAATPEETLPLAWVDRYPTHRGLVESMHIFRSGADAAPGVIRDALARALVFFYPLAGRIVEPEAGSPAIRCTADGVYFAEAAADCSLEDVRFLERPLLLPKEDLVPYPGDDRWGVEPHNTIMMMQITKFTCGGFVMGLRFNHASADGMGAAQFINAVGDMARGLPEPRVKPVWDREKFPNPSIKPGPLPGLPVLALDYIVLDFPTGYIDGLKAQYKAHSGKFCSGFDVLTAKLWQCRTRALNLEPGATVKLCFFASVRHLLKLDRGYYGNSIFPVKMSAPSETVLSSSVMEVVDMIRQAKERMAVEFFQFAKEETEQDPFQMTFNYESIYVSDWSKLGFAEVDYGFGPPKFAGPLVNNDFIASVVILKAPLPLDGTRMLASCVTKEHSEEFVRGMKEDLP